From the Vibrio tubiashii ATCC 19109 genome, the window GATTAGGGTCTATTCATCTTTAGTTCATCTTTGACCGCCTATATTGGACTCATCAAACGGAAGTGATGAATGGAGTTGTCTTGTTATACCAATCGGGATAAATAGGGGCTCAGATAATTGCGCAGGAAAAATCGCTTAGAGCGAGGCATAGATTGCAGCTAGCTAGTTTCTCTACCTACAAAATCTATAACGCAGCTATCAGCGATTTTAACCAGCAAGAATGACCAGATATTTATTCTGGTTGGTATCAACTCCACTGTCCATAAATAGAAATGTCCTAAAAACAAAAGCCCCAGATAACTGCCTATCTGGGGCTTTTTATGTTCATTACGTTACTTGGTTATTATCTCTGGTCCCATCAGAGTGGTCGGAAGCCATGTCGAAACCCAAGGCACGTATGTCACGATAATGAGGAAGAGGAACATCACCGCTACCCAAGGCAGTGCGGCTTTAACCACTTGCATCATCGACATCTTGGCTACCCCAGCGGTTACAAATAGGTTGAGCCCGACCGGAGGAGTAATCATACCTATCTCCATGTTCACCACCATCATGATACCTAGGTGGATTGGGTCGATACCGAGCGCGATAGCGATCGGGAACACTAACGGTGCAACGATAATCAACAGACCCGATGGCTCCATGAACTGACCGCCAATCAGTAGTAGAACGTTAACCACAATCAAGAAGGTAATCGGGCCAAGACCTGCTGATAGCATAGACTCGGTGATCATTTGTGGAATGCGTTCTTCCGTTAGTACATGCTTTAGAATCAGAGCGTTAGCAATGATAAACAGCAACATAATGGTCAGTTTACCTGCTTCATACAAGGTATGCTTTGTGTCTTTGTGGATGAACGCTTGGAAGATTTTCACTAATGCAGGTTTGGTGTTTTTCTTATCGGCAAACGGCCCCATATCTTTGTAGATAAAGTTGGCGATAAGGAAAGAGTACACAGCTGCTACTGCTGCCGCTTCTGTTGGTGTAAAGATACCGCCATAGATACCACCGAGGATGATAACCACCAGCAATAGACCCCAGCTCGCATCTTTTGCCGCTGCAAACATTTCTCCCCAACCAACGAATGGCTGTTTAGGTAGGTTCTTCACCCGCGCTGCAATGTAAATGGCAATCATCAACATCACACCTGCAAGAAGACCAGGAATCACACCACCAAGGAACATACGCCCTACAGACACATCCGTCGCCGCGGCGTAGACAACCATTACGATTGAAGGCGGGATCAAGATACCCAATGTACCAGCGTTACAAATAACCCCAGCCGCAAAATCCTTTGAATAGCCATTTTTGATCATACCAGCGATAACGATACTACCGATTGCTACTACCGTTGCAGGTGATGAACCAGATAGCGCGGCGAACATCATACACGCCACAACAGAAGCCATGGCTAAACCGCCGCGGAACCACCCCACCATTGCGATAGCGAAACGAATAATACGTTTTGCTACCCCACCGGTAGACATAAAGCTTGAAGCGAGAATGAAAAACGGGATTGCCAATAAGGTGTAGTGTCCAGCAAAGGCATTAAATAGAGTTTGAGCGACAGAGGCTAACGACGCATCTGAATGCATCATCAAAAAGACAATACTTGATAGGCCCAGTGAAATTGCGATTGGCACGCCAACAAGCATAAAACCAATCACCATGACGAATAAGAATAAGATTTCCATGGTTTAGCTTTCCTTGTTCTGGTTATTGTTGTTCTTCGGCTCCATCGCTTCACCAGCATCCTTGAGCTCTTCTTTTAGCGCTTCTAACTCTTCTTCCGCTTCATGACCAGCAATTAAGCGGTCCAATTTACCTGAGATGATTTGCAGCGTAATTTGAGCAAAACGGAATGTGAGTAGCGCCATGCCAATCGGCAGCGCCATATAAGGAATAAAGCGCGGCATTTTTTCGTAGCGCTCGCCTTCATTAAGCCAATCAGCAAGGAATTGCAGCATTTCTGGCATTGGAATATCGTCTGTTTCGTACCAAGCGCGCTCGGTTGCAAACGGATACCAGTAGTTCCATGAACCAATCAACAGCAGAATTGAGAAAGCCAAACAACATGCCGCAGCAATCAAGGCATAGATTTTACGTAGTTGCTCTGGAGCAAGGTTAATCACCACATCGACACCGATGTGAAAATGCTTTTTAACGCCGTACGAAGCGCCGACAAGAACCATCCAAGCAAACATGAACACGGTAAGTTCCAGTGCCCATAAAATGTTGTCGTTAAAGACATATCTAAATACAACGTTGGCGAACGTGAGCAAGGTCATTGCTCCCAAAAAGAACGCAATCAATGTCTCTTCAATTGCGTCTGTCACCTTCCCAATTCTGGCAAAAATTGACTGTTCCATAAGTTACTTCACTATATCGCAGGTAAAGAAAGGCCCTCCTCCCGACAAGAGGGCCAATGTTTTTCTAGGTTTTAGTTATTATTTGTTTGAAGCTAGAGCCGCTTCAATGAGGTCAGAGCCGA encodes:
- a CDS encoding TRAP transporter large permease, with protein sequence MEILFLFVMVIGFMLVGVPIAISLGLSSIVFLMMHSDASLASVAQTLFNAFAGHYTLLAIPFFILASSFMSTGGVAKRIIRFAIAMVGWFRGGLAMASVVACMMFAALSGSSPATVVAIGSIVIAGMIKNGYSKDFAAGVICNAGTLGILIPPSIVMVVYAAATDVSVGRMFLGGVIPGLLAGVMLMIAIYIAARVKNLPKQPFVGWGEMFAAAKDASWGLLLVVIILGGIYGGIFTPTEAAAVAAVYSFLIANFIYKDMGPFADKKNTKPALVKIFQAFIHKDTKHTLYEAGKLTIMLLFIIANALILKHVLTEERIPQMITESMLSAGLGPITFLIVVNVLLLIGGQFMEPSGLLIIVAPLVFPIAIALGIDPIHLGIMMVVNMEIGMITPPVGLNLFVTAGVAKMSMMQVVKAALPWVAVMFLFLIIVTYVPWVSTWLPTTLMGPEIITK
- a CDS encoding TRAP transporter small permease, whose protein sequence is MEQSIFARIGKVTDAIEETLIAFFLGAMTLLTFANVVFRYVFNDNILWALELTVFMFAWMVLVGASYGVKKHFHIGVDVVINLAPEQLRKIYALIAAACCLAFSILLLIGSWNYWYPFATERAWYETDDIPMPEMLQFLADWLNEGERYEKMPRFIPYMALPIGMALLTFRFAQITLQIISGKLDRLIAGHEAEEELEALKEELKDAGEAMEPKNNNNQNKES